The DNA sequence CCAGGCGGGGCTTCAGTTCCACGATTATCCTTTTGAGAGTTTTTTCTCCAAGACGAGAACGGACGGCCAGGAGGTCGATATTCTCGTCCTTGACCAGACCGCACAACTCATTCCATCGTACCCGGGAAAGGATCCGAATAGCGGTGCGAGGACCGATTCCCTTGATGCCCCGGAGAAAATCGAATATCTCTCTTTCCGGCCTTTCTTCAAAGCCGTATAAAGTGTGTTCTCCGTCGTCTCGAATAAAGGTGCGGATATAAAGAAGGACGTCCCGGTCACCCTCGTGGTGGGAAAGAAAAGGGGTTACATTGAGAAGGTACCCGGCGCCGTTGACTTCGAGAACACATTCTGCTTCGGATTTGCTGATGAGGTTGCCTTTCAAATATTCATACATCTCAGATACCGTAGGGGTTTTTTCGAAAGGAGTGACAAATGGCAATTGCCAGGGCATCGGCCGCATCATCAGGGGAAATCCTCTCCCGGCAGTTCAGAATTTGCCTGACCATGTACAAAACCTGATCCTTGGTCGCCCGGCCATATCCAACAATTGCTTGTTTCACCTGCAAGGGCGTATAGCTGAAGACTGGGATGCCATTCATCGCTGCACAAAGCAACGCAATGCCGCGGGCTTCACCGACTGAAAGCGCCGTCTTGGTGTTTTTATTGAAAAAAAGCTCTTCAACCGCTATTTCTTCAGGGCGATGCTGCTTGATCAACGTATCCAATTTTTCATAGATCATTTTCAAACGGTTTTCCGGGTTCCAGGAAGACGGCGAACTTATCGCACCGCAATGGAAATCATGCGGTTCATCTCTGCCATTCGTGAGCTTGATGAAACCGTATCCGGTGATGGCGTTTCCCGGGTCGATACCCATAATGATCTGTGCCGGGTGAGACATCAATTCTCCATTGATTCGATTATATGGTCAGGAAAATCGAAATTTGTATAAACATCCTGAACGTCATCATGCTCTTCCAGTAAATCTATGAGCTTTAACATTTGTTGTGCTTCTTTCCCTTCGAGGTTGACCGTGCTCTTGGGAATCATGCTGACCTTGGCCGTGATATATTCATAATGCACCGCTTCAAGCTTTTTTTTAACTGCTTCAAAATTCTCGGGCAGAGTCGTCACCTCGATCGTTGATTCCTCGACGATGATATCTTCCGCTCCAGCGTCGATGGCGGCGAGCATGATTTCCTCCTCGTCAACTTTAGTCCGATCCAGGAGGATAAGGCCTTTTCGCTCGAAAACCCATGAAACACAGCCGGTTTCTCCCAAGTTTCCTCCGAATTTGCTCAATAAATGACGCACTTCCGCGGTCGTCCTGTTGCGATTGTCGGTCGTCACGTCGAGCATCAGAGCGGTTCCCCCCGGACCATACCCTTCATAGATGATTTCTTCATAATTGACCCCTTCGAGTTCTCCGGTTCCCTTTTTGATCGCTTTTTCAATGTTGTCCAAGGGCATATTGATTTCTTTAGCTTTCTGAATGGCCAAACGAAGTGAGGCGTTGTTATCCGGGCTTCCGCCACCTTGCCTGGCCGCTATGGTGATCAACCGGATCAATTTGCTGAATGCCCTTCCCCGAGCCGCATCGGTTTTCGCTTTTTTATGCTTGATAGAAGACCACTTACTGTGTCCAGACATGTCGTTCATCTCACTTTCCTAAATTTCGGAACCTATTGTATCACAACACATTCCATCGAAAAAAGATCTACTGGGAAGGATCAGAGCTGACGCATGAAATAATTTAATACGCCCCTACGGACGCCCCTACAGTCGAAAAATCAATTTATTGCGGCTGCTGACTCTCATCTTGTGGAAGGACAACATCATCTCTTTTGATCACTGCTGCCCCTTTTTTACACCCCACTCTACGCAACCGGACATACCGGTAGCGTCACCCTGCGTTTTCAAGCAGTATTGAGCACGATGCTAAATTTCCACCTGTTCCTCAAGCCGGGCTCCATGACCGGCCCTTTCGCATACAACCCGTCCAGGAGGAGAGTGAGCGCCAGTTTCGGAAAGGCCTGCTTCAGCCGCTTGCGAGGTGCGCAAGCTCCGGGCTGTTTTCCAGAAATTCACTGAGCAAGGGTAGCACCATACCGTTGGAAAAGAGGAACACCGCCTCTGGCATAACAGGTGTCCTGGCCCTCGGAGCCGGTGCTCTGGGGGTACCGT is a window from the Atribacteraceae bacterium genome containing:
- the ruvC gene encoding crossover junction endodeoxyribonuclease RuvC yields the protein MSHPAQIIMGIDPGNAITGYGFIKLTNGRDEPHDFHCGAISSPSSWNPENRLKMIYEKLDTLIKQHRPEEIAVEELFFNKNTKTALSVGEARGIALLCAAMNGIPVFSYTPLQVKQAIVGYGRATKDQVLYMVRQILNCRERISPDDAADALAIAICHSFRKNPYGI
- a CDS encoding YebC/PmpR family DNA-binding transcriptional regulator: MNDMSGHSKWSSIKHKKAKTDAARGRAFSKLIRLITIAARQGGGSPDNNASLRLAIQKAKEINMPLDNIEKAIKKGTGELEGVNYEEIIYEGYGPGGTALMLDVTTDNRNRTTAEVRHLLSKFGGNLGETGCVSWVFERKGLILLDRTKVDEEEIMLAAIDAGAEDIIVEESTIEVTTLPENFEAVKKKLEAVHYEYITAKVSMIPKSTVNLEGKEAQQMLKLIDLLEEHDDVQDVYTNFDFPDHIIESMEN
- the ruvA gene encoding Holliday junction branch migration protein RuvA, encoding MMRPMPWQLPFVTPFEKTPTVSEMYEYLKGNLISKSEAECVLEVNGAGYLLNVTPFLSHHEGDRDVLLYIRTFIRDDGEHTLYGFEERPEREIFDFLRGIKGIGPRTAIRILSRVRWNELCGLVKDENIDLLAVRSRLGEKTLKRIIVELKPRLEKLFWDGPLQDNATVWQETRRALMQLGFSSGEIDRVLRELVRSSHSATDTESMVKEALVMMGGQR